CACAGTCAGCATTGCAGGCAACCGATACAAACAAAGTCGAAAACGAAACAGACAGTGAAAATTCTGCACCGCTGATGGGTGAGGAAACACCAATCCTACAGATTGATGGACAGCGGTTGACACTTACAGCAGAGACTTCTGGTAATACGCAAGGTTTTTCTAATGCCATTACCGGTGAGGTTAGCGACAATAATCCCGACTATTTACCTTTCAGCGATGTAGTCCTCAACGCGGGGCGCGCGTATGCCGAAGCCGTGAACAATAATCGTATTCCTGTCCGGTATCAAGCACAGATTAAAGCCTATTTGGAGGCGGTTTCAAGGAAAAATGAAAAAGAGCCTAATTAAAATTGCGACCACTGTCGGCATTGTTACAATAGTTTATCTCGTGTTGAGACACTACGGCATAACAGACGAGATTCGGTTAGAAAATGTTCCAAAAATCAAGACATGGGTGGCGAGTTTTGGGGCAATTGCGCCCTTAGTCTATATGGGGCTTTATCTTGTCTCCACTGTTTTTTTTCTCCCGGGTTCCCCCGTAACTGTATTAGCAGGCTTCGTCTTCGGCCCGTTGTGGGGGGTATTCTACGCCTCTATAGCCTCTATCATTTCGGTTTCCGTTGCATTCCTCATTGCCCGCTACGTCGCGCGCGATCTTGTTGAGCGGTGGGTCAAGGGGAACGCCCAATTCCAAAAAATAGATGAACAGGTTGAAGGACAGGGATGGCGTATCTTGATGTTCACACGCTTGGTCCCGATTTTCCCCTTTAACCTTCAAAATTATGCCTATGGACTCACCAGCATTCGGTTTCCCACTTATGTCATTGTCTCTGCTATCTTTATGTTACCCGGTACAGCAGTATTGGTCCAACTCGGTGGGGCATTTGTCAGTGGCGAAGGCAACTTTTGGAAAACCGCAATCTATCTCGGGATCGCGGGCATCCTGATGCTTTTACTATCATTGATCCCGAGATTTTTGCGAAAAAATCATACGAAATTATAACTCAAAGAGAGTGATTAGACTGCTGAATTAACGCCGCTACAGCAGTCAGTGCTTCCTCGCGCGTTCGGATTTCGCCATCAAATTGGCGTTCTTCAATCTCTTTTAACAACCTTCCGATCTGTTTCCCTTCTTTCAAATTGAAGTTTTTAATCAAATCATTTCCCGTGATGAGTCTGCCCTGTTTGCTGATTGGTAGGATATGTTCATAATAGGTCTTCGCAATCTGTTTCAATACTGTTGGGTCAATCGGATGGGACGCTGCCGCATAGAGAAGCACACCCCACCAGTCGGAGGCGTAAGTTCTGATAAAGCGTATTATCTGTTTCTGGGTCAATTGCCGATTCTTATTTCTAAGGGCTTCGCTGCCACTGAGAAGACGTTTCATAAACTGTATTGCTTTACGGCTCAATCGGAGGTGCGCGCCGACACCACTGAGGTTATCTCCCAAGAGTAGACTGAACTTGATTAATGAACGCCGGTTGATTTCCACACCGAGCTTTTCTCGGAGATAATCATAAATTGCGCTGCGGTATAGATGAAGTGCTGTAGGAATTGGGCTTTTCTCAAAAACCTCAAGCGAATTCCATGACCTGTTTGTCTCTTTTATAGATGGAAGGACTTCGGTAAGTAATCCGGCTGTTTCCATTTGTTGCAGGTATGGACGCGCCTTCTTAACATTAAAAATTTTCATCAATTCGTCGCGGCATCGTTCCCCCGCTACGTTAAACAGTAACGCTCGGTGCTTTGTTACTAAATTGATCGCGCTTTCGGAAATCTTGAAACCCAACTGCGCTGCGAATCTGTAAATCCGCAGCAAACGAAGGGGATCATCTCGCACCACCTGTTCACTCGGAAATCGGAGCAAACCTATCTCTAAGTCTTTCATACCGTCACAAGGGTCAATCACGTGGAAGGGTTTTTGTTCACGCGCGTTATTTGTAACCAATGCCACATTTTCAAACGCAATTGCCATTGCATTAATCGTCAAATCTCGTAAACGTAAGTCCGCAGTGAGCGATGCCGCTCGGAATTGTACAAAATCCATGCTTAGGCACGGAGGTTCCGACCTGTCATCTTGTTTGACAATTACGCGAGCAGTGGACGGGTTTTCTTCAAGTGCTATGCAAGTTGCATTGATACTGGCGGCAAACGCTTTGGCGAACTGAATTGCATCCGAAGCTAAGGCAAGATCAATATCTGTCGTCTGACGTTTAAGTAACAGA
The nucleotide sequence above comes from Candidatus Poribacteria bacterium. Encoded proteins:
- a CDS encoding TVP38/TMEM64 family protein; the protein is MKKSLIKIATTVGIVTIVYLVLRHYGITDEIRLENVPKIKTWVASFGAIAPLVYMGLYLVSTVFFLPGSPVTVLAGFVFGPLWGVFYASIASIISVSVAFLIARYVARDLVERWVKGNAQFQKIDEQVEGQGWRILMFTRLVPIFPFNLQNYAYGLTSIRFPTYVIVSAIFMLPGTAVLVQLGGAFVSGEGNFWKTAIYLGIAGILMLLLSLIPRFLRKNHTKL